The Acidithiobacillus sp. genome contains the following window.
CGGCGAGAACCAGCCCCACCAAATCATGAGCGCCTGCAGATTCACAAAGAACGCTGACCATCTCCTCAAAATTTGAGGACGAACCAGGACCTCCGGTTTCTATCTGCCAGGGATCTGCGCTCAGGTTCAACCAGGGGTCATCTGGCACATACCGCAAATCATCGCGCAGCGACTGGACCCAATCCCGCAGGTGTGTACCGGAAGGAAGCTCCCCCTCCAGCGAGGCGCTCACCATGGACTGACCATTTGATAAAAACAAGGTGAGGACATTCTGATGAATGGCACCGCTCTGATTTATACGCGCCTGATTCAAACGCGCATATTGCGTTTCCTCCGCATATAACTTTGCATAAAGCTGCTCACCCGCGCATACCAGCGTAGCCAGGACGCTGGGCAGGTTCAGAATATACTGATCCATTGTGCTCATCATGCGTTGCCACCAAAGGTTTCAATGCCGCGAAAGAGACAGGCAGGTGAGGCGTGCCCGACGGTGATCGCCTGATTGGGCTCTCCTTTCCCGCAATAGGGCGTTCCAGAAACGCGGTAACTGGCACGATCCCCCACCGCAATGAGCGATTTCCAGAAGTCCAGAGTGCGTCCTCGATAATTGGGGTTTTTCACCCAACCTTTGAGTTGTCCATTCTCGATACGACGTCCCCATTCACAACCAAACTGAAACTTGTCGCGACGCTGGTCAATGGACCAGGAACGATTTTCGCTCATCCATATCCCATGCTCGACGTGCGCAATCATATCCTCCATAGACGTGCCCCCCGGCTCCAGATTGATATTGGCCATGCGGTCGATGGGTTGGCGCAGAGGGTCACATACCCGTGCGCAGGCTACGGGTTCCATACCGACACGGGCCGCAGAGCGTGCCCCTCCAAGCGGGCGCTGCAGGATGCCATCACGGATTAAATGGGTACGTTGTGCGGGGGTACCTTCGTCGTCGTACCCAAACCCCGCAAGTTCACCCGCTTCGGAGGGATCAAACACCACGTTAAGTAGCGCGCTACCATACTGAAGCCGTCCAAAGTCTTCTTGTCGCACAAAGCTCCATCCCGCATAGTTCCTTTCGTCCCCGAGAATGCGATCCAACTCCAAGGGATGACCGATGCTTTCATGAATCTGCAAAGTCATCTGCTCCGGTGAGAGCAATATATCCGTAATACCCGTGGGGCAGTCCGGTGCGTCCAGCAATTCGAGCGCCTCAGTTGCCAGCCTTGTTGCTGTTGCCACCGTGAAGCCAGACCTCGTCAATGCTTCAGCGCTGGCCGTTCCCTGAGCATAAGGGCTGTAACTGCGTGACTGCGCCTCGTGGCCGTCACTGGCGGTCGCTTGCATGTACGGCATGCAGAGATAGGTTTCCTGGTGCTGTTCCGCCCCGGCGCTATGTAAAAAATAGCGCTGCCGTTCAACCGTCTCGAGACCCGCCCGACGATCCTTGATTCGGTCGCTTTGCTTCAGAGCCGCGTCCAGAACACGCAACCATTCAAAGCGTTCGGCAAGAGACATCCCCGGACCACCGGGCGAACGCCAGTGGCCTATCTGGTTGGGCTTAGGCCAACTCTCCATATCCGTCAGACGAAATGCCGCCAAAGCCTCCGCGCACTGAGTGGCCTGGATGACCGCTCGACGCAATCCCTCCGTAGAAAGATCTGTAGTCGACGCATAACTTACATTGCCCCCCGATCCGACAGTAAGAAGTGCTGCTCTCAGCATCTGACGTTCCGGAGCCACGGCAACCCCACGTTGAACGCTCGTACTTAACCTCACACTTTCTTCGATTAATACCGACCAGTAAGGTAGAGATTGCAGCAGACCAGCGGCCCGGCGCGCTGTAGCACGTAAATCTTCGCCTGAGCCAGATTGACTAGATGACATTAATGTTCTCCTGAGTACATTAGCCAGTCGTTCCGGTAGGCTGCGACGACTGCAGCCTGTCGACACGCTCCAGCGGGAAATGGCAGGCCACCTGATGTCCCTCAGCCACATTCTGCAGCAAAGGACGCTCGCTGCCGCAGCGCGGCTGGGCTTTCGGACAGCGGGTATGGAAAGCACAACCAGAAGAGGGATTGACCGATGACGGAGGCTCCCCCACCGGCGGCGGCAAGTGGGCTGTCTCGCCCTGGCGAACCATGGGCGGCAGAGCATCCATCAGGGACGCGGTGTAGGGATGGGCCGCGTTGCTAATCAAGGCGCAGGTGGGGGCAATCTCCACCACCCGTCCCAGATACAGCACCATAATGCGTTGCGCGAGGTAAGAGACCGCTCCCAGATCGTGACTGATGAAGATGTAGCTCAGCCCCATTTCGCTTTGAAGATCCCGCAGTAGATTCAGGATACGGGCCTGCATGGAAACATCCAGACCTGAAGTAGGTTCATCCAGCACCAGGAGCTGCGGATCAGTGGTAAGCGCCCGGGCGATGGCAATACGCTGCCGCTGACCACCCGAGTACTGACCTGGATATCGGTTCATGGCCCGTCGGTCAAGACCCATACGGTCAAGCAACGCTTCGGCTTTCTGGCGGCGCTCCCCGGCGCGGCCGATGTGTTGCAGGAGCAGTGGCTCCATGATGATTTGCCCTACCGTCATGCGGGCATTCATGGAATCAAAGGGGTCCTGAAACACCATCTGCATTTGCTGGCGGAAGGGACGGATCTGTTTTTCACTCAGGGCGGTGAGGTTGGTACCATCGAGATGCACCGCTCCGGAGCTTGGCCGTACCAGATGCAGAATGGCCCGCCCCAGTGTGCTCTTTCCAGAACCCGATTCGCCGATCAGACCAATAGTTTGCCCTCGTTCCAATCCGAAGCTGATATCACTCAGGGCATGTACGGTGCCCTGGTTTTGCCGCAGCAAGCCGCCTTCACCCAGATTAAATCGGACATCCACTTGCTGTACTTTCAGCCAGTCGCTCATGCCGCACCTCGGACCGGATGAATACAGTAAAAGTGATGGACTTCACCCTGCCGGGTGGGATAGGCCTGCAAACATTCGGGTGTCACGGCTGGGCAACGTTCTGCAAAACGACAGCCGACCGGAAATTCCTGGGGTCGAGGTGGAAGTCCGTCGATATCACCCAGACGTTCCCCCGTGTTGAACAATCGTGGAATGGCGTGCAGCAGGGCTTGACTATAGGGATGCCGCGGCGCACGAAAAAACGCTTCTGCGGGGCCTTGTTCGACGGTCTTGCCCGCGTAAAGTACCATGACTTTCTGGGCGTACTCGGCCACCAAAGAAAGATCATGCGTAATAAAGATCACCGCCATGCCGTGCTCTTTCTGGAGACGCTGAATCAGCCGCAGAATCTGGGCTTGATTGATGACATCCAAGGCGGTGGTGGGTTCGTCGGCAATCAACAGGCGGGGCTTACAGGTGAGGGCCATGGCGATCATCACCCGTTGCCGCATACCACCGGAGAACTGGTGGGGATAGTCGTCGAGACGTCGCTCGGCATCGGGCACCCCCACCTCCTGAAGAAGTTGCAGGGCGTGCGCCCGGGCGGCCTGGTCCGTAGCCCCGCAGTAAAGCCGGTAGGGTTCGGCGATCTGCTGAGCTACGGTCAGGCTAGGATTCAGGGACGAGAGCGGATTTTGGAAGATCATCCCGATCTCCCGGCCTCGGGCGGCCCGCAGGGCGGCGTTGGAAAGGCGGGTGATCTCGGTATTTCCGAGTTGCACTGAACCACTGCTGATCTTTCCTCCCCACGGGAGCAGTCCCATGAGCGCCGCAGCAGTCATGGATTTACCCGACCCGGATTCACCCACCAAACCCAGGGTTTCTCCAGCGCGCACCTCAAAACTCAGGGATTCTATGACGTTAAAGGCTTTGCGTCCGCGCCCGAAGGTCACCGTCAAATCCTTTACCTGTAAAACCGTCGTTTCACTGCGCATATCCGTCTCCCGCAGGGGCATATGGGAACGATGCTGGGTTTTATCGGCCATCTCAGCGACCCTCCATCTGGGCCAGGAGGCCCTGGCCCAGCACGTTCATCGCCACAATCGCCAGGAAAATGGCCACACCTGGGAAGACAATCAGCCACCAAGGTCCAATGATCACGAGTTGTAATCCATCATTGAGCAGTCCGCCCCAGGAGGCGTGGGGGGGCTGAATACCGAGGCCGAGAAAGGACAGGCCAGACAGTGCCAAAATCAGATCCGCCACCATGAAAGTCGTGTTGACGATGAGTATGGGCAGCATGGAACGCATCAGATGCGTCCGGGCGATATAGAAGGTGCTCGCTCCGAACTGCCGGGCGGCGAGGACATAATCGCGCTCTTTATACGCCAGTGCTTCATTCCGCACGATGCGGGCCAGCCCCGGCCAGGACAGAAAGCCGAGAACCAATACCAGACTCAGGGTGTTCAGGGGAACGATGGCCGCGAAGAAAATCATCAGCACCACCCCCGGTAGGGCCAATAGCGCATCGAGCAAACGCATCAGCACCTTGTCCAGCCAGCGAGGACTTAAAGCCGCAGTCATCCCGTAGAGAATGCCCAAAAAGATGGCGATGAATGATCCCAGTAAGCCGACTTCCAAAGTAGCCCGTCCCCCTTCCATCATGCGGGCAAGCATGTTGCGCCCAAGGTTGTCGGTCCCGAAGGGAAACTGCCAGGAGGGGGCAAGCAAAATGTGGTTGGCGTGGATGGCCAGAGGATCCGCAGGGTACAGAAGCTGTCCCACCCAGGAGAAAAGTATCAGCAATACAAAAATACCAAGTCCGATCCAAGTCATGGGATGACTGTACTGACCCACCCAATGGCGCAGGGAGTCCGTCCAAAGGCGGGTGAACATCCCGGCAATGGGGCGCGCTAACAAGCGCTTATTGACATCCATATCCGTCGGGATATTACTCATAGCGCACCCGTACATCGAGAATACTGTTGGTGAGATCCGCTGCGAGGTTGCCGAGAATAGTCAGGACTCCGATCAGCAGGACAATCGCAGTGAGGGTGGGATAATCCTGCTCCAGCGCCGAGCGCCAGAGCAACCAACCCAGACCGGGGTAATTGAAGACGCTCTCGGTGAGAATGCCACCGACAAAAATGCCGGGGATCATCATGCCGATGACGGTAATCAAGGGACGGATGGCATTGCGTAAGACATGATTGACGGCGATCCGCAGGGGCGGGACACCCCGGGCGCGGGCGGTGCGTACATAGTCCAGACGGTACTCGCTGCGCGCCTGATGACCGAAATAGCGGGACAGACCGGCGGTCAGTGGCAATGCGATGGTAATCGCCGGCAGAATCATGTGATGCAGATAACTGCCCACATTGACGCCCCCATGCCAGCTTTCGCCGCCACCAATGCCTCCCGGAGGGAACCAGCTCACGTCAATGGCAAAAAACAAAATCAACATCACGCCGATGAAAAACACCGGAATGGAGTACACCACGATTTGACCGGCACCAATCAGCACGCCCGGGATCCGCTCCGCCCAGTAGCCCTGAAACATGCCTATCAGAACCGAAAAAAGAATCGCCACGACCGTAGCCAGGACATACAGCAATATGGAGTTCTTCAGGTAAGACCCCATGAGAGAAGCCACCGGTGCGTGCTGGGTAAACGAGTAGCCCAGATTGCCTTCAAACAAATGTGTCCACCAAATGCCGTACTGTTGCCAGATCGGATGATCCAGACCCATCTGCCTGTTCAGGGCCGCCACCGCTTCCGGGGTCGCGTGCATGCCCAGAATACTGTACGCAGGACCACCCGGTGTGGCATGAATCAGAAAAAAGACCATCGTTACCAGCAGAAATAACGACAGTACCGATGTCGCCAAACGGTGAACAATCATGCGCCGCATCATCGAGAAAAACTCCTTGATCGCGGATCCGACCGGTCAGTTAAGTTATTTTTCATGGCTCACCCATAAAAATTGCGGGTAAAAACCACCCGTAGGAGTTAATGCCTTAGATAGGCCATGAATATTTTTATAGGCCATAACAAATATTTTCATAATAGGGAGCACAATCACCGGCTGCTGCTCAGTAAAATAATTTTGAAAATTATACAGCGGCTGGAGACCGGCGTGTATTCTGATTTGGTCCCCCAATTTATCCAGATTTTTGTTACAGTAATGATAGCTGTTTTCAACACCGTCGCATTTGAAAATCGAACCACCCGTCGGAAAAGAACTCTGGCTCCAGGCAAGATAAACGGCCTGCCAGTTTTTGTCATGAGTGTCCACCATTTCCGCGTACACTTCATTAAATGGCTTCTCCCGCATATTTACTTCTATACCTACTTTTGCAAACATTTCCGCGAGGAGCGTCGGCCCACGAATAATGTCGGGCGGCAGGTAGAGCGTAAATACCATCCGCCGCCCATTTTTCTCACGAATTCCATCCGAACCACGATGCCAGCCCGCCTCATCCAGCAGCTTATCAGCAAGTGCGGGATCATAAGCTTCTTTTTTCAGGAGTGATTTGGCTTCTGGTGACAAAAAAACCGATGGATTGCCCGGAATCAGACCGTAAGCCGGCGCACCATGTCCATAACCCAGAACTTTAATCATTAAATCCTGATTAATGGCATGCATCATTGCCTGCCGCACCAACACATTGTGCACAAAGGCAATATGGGGATTATCAAAATTAAAACCCAAATAATTAAACCCCCATGGAGGCCCCACCGTAACCATGCGATCATTAACAAGTTGAGCTTTGGCTTTGTATAATGGAGCCGGCAGATTCCCGAGTTGGATCGTTCCACGTTTCAGCGCGAAGAAGACACTCGAATTAGAATTCAAGAATCGAAATATCAGACGGCCAATGTGGGGCTTATCTGGTCCAGAATAAGCCCGATTAGGGACCATACTGACGTAGCGACCCGCATGAAATGACTCCAGACGAAAAGGACCATCCACCGCAGTATAAAATTTCATGTTGGTCATATTGTCATTCATTTGCTTTACGGTGTAGTTTTTCCAGCTACGCGCAGGGTATGGCACAAGTTGCGCAAGTCCGCTCAACTCAAACCATGTCGGATTGACCGAACGTTTCGTGACCACACGAACTTCATACGGATTAACTACCGAA
Protein-coding sequences here:
- a CDS encoding TldD/PmbA family protein; translated protein: MSSSQSGSGEDLRATARRAAGLLQSLPYWSVLIEESVRLSTSVQRGVAVAPERQMLRAALLTVGSGGNVSYASTTDLSTEGLRRAVIQATQCAEALAAFRLTDMESWPKPNQIGHWRSPGGPGMSLAERFEWLRVLDAALKQSDRIKDRRAGLETVERQRYFLHSAGAEQHQETYLCMPYMQATASDGHEAQSRSYSPYAQGTASAEALTRSGFTVATATRLATEALELLDAPDCPTGITDILLSPEQMTLQIHESIGHPLELDRILGDERNYAGWSFVRQEDFGRLQYGSALLNVVFDPSEAGELAGFGYDDEGTPAQRTHLIRDGILQRPLGGARSAARVGMEPVACARVCDPLRQPIDRMANINLEPGGTSMEDMIAHVEHGIWMSENRSWSIDQRRDKFQFGCEWGRRIENGQLKGWVKNPNYRGRTLDFWKSLIAVGDRASYRVSGTPYCGKGEPNQAITVGHASPACLFRGIETFGGNA
- a CDS encoding ABC transporter permease, which encodes MSNIPTDMDVNKRLLARPIAGMFTRLWTDSLRHWVGQYSHPMTWIGLGIFVLLILFSWVGQLLYPADPLAIHANHILLAPSWQFPFGTDNLGRNMLARMMEGGRATLEVGLLGSFIAIFLGILYGMTAALSPRWLDKVLMRLLDALLALPGVVLMIFFAAIVPLNTLSLVLVLGFLSWPGLARIVRNEALAYKERDYVLAARQFGASTFYIARTHLMRSMLPILIVNTTFMVADLILALSGLSFLGLGIQPPHASWGGLLNDGLQLVIIGPWWLIVFPGVAIFLAIVAMNVLGQGLLAQMEGR
- a CDS encoding ABC transporter ATP-binding protein translates to MADKTQHRSHMPLRETDMRSETTVLQVKDLTVTFGRGRKAFNVIESLSFEVRAGETLGLVGESGSGKSMTAAALMGLLPWGGKISSGSVQLGNTEITRLSNAALRAARGREIGMIFQNPLSSLNPSLTVAQQIAEPYRLYCGATDQAARAHALQLLQEVGVPDAERRLDDYPHQFSGGMRQRVMIAMALTCKPRLLIADEPTTALDVINQAQILRLIQRLQKEHGMAVIFITHDLSLVAEYAQKVMVLYAGKTVEQGPAEAFFRAPRHPYSQALLHAIPRLFNTGERLGDIDGLPPRPQEFPVGCRFAERCPAVTPECLQAYPTRQGEVHHFYCIHPVRGAA
- a CDS encoding ABC transporter permease, producing the protein MMRRMIVHRLATSVLSLFLLVTMVFFLIHATPGGPAYSILGMHATPEAVAALNRQMGLDHPIWQQYGIWWTHLFEGNLGYSFTQHAPVASLMGSYLKNSILLYVLATVVAILFSVLIGMFQGYWAERIPGVLIGAGQIVVYSIPVFFIGVMLILFFAIDVSWFPPGGIGGGESWHGGVNVGSYLHHMILPAITIALPLTAGLSRYFGHQARSEYRLDYVRTARARGVPPLRIAVNHVLRNAIRPLITVIGMMIPGIFVGGILTESVFNYPGLGWLLWRSALEQDYPTLTAIVLLIGVLTILGNLAADLTNSILDVRVRYE
- a CDS encoding ABC transporter ATP-binding protein — translated: MSDWLKVQQVDVRFNLGEGGLLRQNQGTVHALSDISFGLERGQTIGLIGESGSGKSTLGRAILHLVRPSSGAVHLDGTNLTALSEKQIRPFRQQMQMVFQDPFDSMNARMTVGQIIMEPLLLQHIGRAGERRQKAEALLDRMGLDRRAMNRYPGQYSGGQRQRIAIARALTTDPQLLVLDEPTSGLDVSMQARILNLLRDLQSEMGLSYIFISHDLGAVSYLAQRIMVLYLGRVVEIAPTCALISNAAHPYTASLMDALPPMVRQGETAHLPPPVGEPPSSVNPSSGCAFHTRCPKAQPRCGSERPLLQNVAEGHQVACHFPLERVDRLQSSQPTGTTG
- a CDS encoding peptide ABC transporter substrate-binding protein: MTMSGYVCVLLWGLIGMVSGGTAEASTEIQNGGTITTVPGIGLSPPAAMNGFNPLLTSSAYDSEAESLMYQPLLWINRKFQINYQLSVAKKIIVSQDHRSFTVFLSKSWRWSDGVPVTAADVAYTYHMILKLGPLYPGYGAGGMPGEIKSFSVVNPYEVRVVTKRSVNPTWFELSGLAQLVPYPARSWKNYTVKQMNDNMTNMKFYTAVDGPFRLESFHAGRYVSMVPNRAYSGPDKPHIGRLIFRFLNSNSSVFFALKRGTIQLGNLPAPLYKAKAQLVNDRMVTVGPPWGFNYLGFNFDNPHIAFVHNVLVRQAMMHAINQDLMIKVLGYGHGAPAYGLIPGNPSVFLSPEAKSLLKKEAYDPALADKLLDEAGWHRGSDGIREKNGRRMVFTLYLPPDIIRGPTLLAEMFAKVGIEVNMREKPFNEVYAEMVDTHDKNWQAVYLAWSQSSFPTGGSIFKCDGVENSYHYCNKNLDKLGDQIRIHAGLQPLYNFQNYFTEQQPVIVLPIMKIFVMAYKNIHGLSKALTPTGGFYPQFLWVSHEK